In a single window of the Sediminicoccus sp. KRV36 genome:
- a CDS encoding transposase yields the protein MFHRIPHRPLTDRQWAALRPYVERDAPQGRPLADLRHRMNGMFWLLTTDAPWREVPPEYGEAGTVARHFRRLTKAGLWEELLQALHDLGPRHPLQSLRRVIFRGARRAYRMRGMGIIVLARRLKFLGALPGPAWMLPDPDLSKRLVALQMRHRENFGRFVLQWGRALRNLMGMVGGRAHIPRSLRLAMA from the coding sequence ATGTTCCATCGCATCCCCCACCGCCCCCTCACCGACCGCCAATGGGCCGCGCTGCGCCCCTATGTGGAGCGCGACGCCCCGCAGGGCCGGCCCCTGGCTGATCTGCGCCACCGCATGAATGGCATGTTCTGGCTGCTCACCACCGACGCCCCCTGGCGGGAGGTTCCGCCCGAATATGGCGAGGCGGGCACCGTCGCCCGGCATTTCCGCCGGCTGACGAAGGCCGGGCTGTGGGAGGAACTGCTCCAGGCGCTGCATGATCTTGGGCCCCGCCACCCGCTGCAATCGCTGCGGCGGGTGATCTTCCGGGGCGCGCGGCGGGCGTATCGGATGCGCGGAATGGGCATCATTGTCCTGGCGCGGCGCTTGAAGTTTCTCGGCGCCCTGCCTGGGCCGGCCTGGATGCTGCCTGATCCGGATTTGTCCAAAAGGCTGGTGGCGCTGCAAATGCGCCATCGTGAAAATTTCGGGCGCTTCGTGCTGCAATGGGGCCGGGCGCTGCGCAACCTGATGGGGATGGTGGGGGGCCGCGCCCATATCCCGCGCTCGCTCCGGCTGGCCATGGCGTGA